Proteins found in one Streptomyces sp. CB09001 genomic segment:
- a CDS encoding DEDDh family exonuclease, with the protein MLEDRTTAAPPATAWPAAYPQGYAVVDVETTGLARDDRIISAAVYRLDARGEVEDHWYTLVNPQRDPGPVWIHGLTSDVLRDAPLFPDVAEEFAARLDGRVLVAHNAVFDWQMIAREYARAQREAPVRQRLCTIALSKALDLPLPNHKLESLAAHFGVVQRRAHHALDDARVLAEAFRPSLLAAAAGDVRLPLLECRPLTEWSDRPAPRIGQQAGYGSHRPTSWRPSRKRPACPHPNPGRYEAGKRLKQGMRVAFSGDTSVERDLLEDRAVEAGLHVATSLSRLTSLLVTNDPDSGTSKVVKARQFGTPVVDEAAFGQLLADVEPADG; encoded by the coding sequence ATGCTCGAAGACCGCACGACCGCAGCGCCGCCCGCCACGGCGTGGCCGGCCGCGTATCCCCAGGGGTACGCGGTCGTCGACGTGGAGACCACCGGCCTGGCCCGCGACGACCGCATCATCTCGGCGGCCGTCTACCGGCTGGACGCCCGCGGCGAGGTCGAGGACCACTGGTACACCCTGGTCAATCCGCAGCGCGATCCGGGCCCGGTGTGGATACACGGTCTGACCAGCGACGTACTCCGGGACGCGCCGCTCTTCCCGGACGTCGCCGAGGAGTTCGCCGCCCGGCTCGACGGACGGGTCCTCGTCGCGCACAACGCGGTCTTCGACTGGCAGATGATCGCCCGTGAGTACGCGCGCGCGCAGCGCGAGGCACCGGTGCGTCAACGCCTGTGCACCATCGCCCTGTCCAAGGCGCTGGACCTGCCGCTGCCCAACCACAAGCTGGAGTCGCTGGCCGCGCACTTCGGCGTCGTGCAGCGGCGGGCGCACCACGCGCTGGACGACGCGCGGGTGCTGGCGGAGGCGTTCCGGCCGAGCCTGCTCGCCGCGGCGGCCGGGGACGTGCGGCTGCCGCTGCTGGAGTGCCGGCCGCTGACCGAGTGGTCGGACCGGCCCGCGCCCCGGATCGGGCAGCAGGCGGGCTACGGGAGCCACCGGCCGACCAGTTGGCGCCCCTCCCGCAAAAGGCCCGCATGCCCCCATCCCAACCCGGGTCGGTACGAAGCGGGCAAACGCCTCAAGCAGGGCATGCGGGTCGCCTTCTCGGGCGACACCTCCGTCGAGCGCGACCTGCTGGAGGACCGCGCCGTCGAGGCGGGGCTGCACGTCGCGACCAGCCTGTCCCGGCTGACCAGCCTGCTGGTCACCAACGACCCGGACTCGGGCACCTCGAAGGTGGTCAAGGCCCGCCAGTTCGGGACGCCGGTGGTGGACGAGGCGGCCTTCGGGCAACTGCTCGCGGACGTCGAGCCTGCGGACGGGTGA
- the moaA gene encoding GTP 3',8-cyclase MoaA — protein MLIDTYGRVATDLRVSLTDRCNLRCTYCMPEEGLKWLAKPDLLTDDEIVRLIDIAVTSLGIEEVRFTGGEPLLRPGLVGIVERVAALAPRPQMSLTTNGIGLRRTASALKAAGLDRVNVSLDTLRPDVFKTLTRRDRHKDVLEGLEAAREAGLTPVKVNSVLMPELNDDEAPDLLAWAVEHDYELRFIEQMPLDAQHGWKREGMVTAGDILTSLRTRFELTAEGSEERGSAPAERWLVDGGPHRVGVIASVTRPFCSACDRTRLTADGQVRTCLFATEETDLRAALRSGAPDEEIARIWRLAMWGKKAGAGLDDPTFVQPDRPMSAIGG, from the coding sequence GTGCTCATCGACACCTACGGCCGAGTGGCAACCGACCTGAGGGTCTCGCTCACCGACCGCTGCAATCTGCGCTGCACCTACTGCATGCCCGAAGAGGGCCTGAAGTGGCTCGCCAAGCCCGACCTGCTCACGGACGACGAGATCGTCCGCCTCATCGACATCGCGGTCACCTCCCTCGGCATCGAGGAGGTCCGCTTCACCGGCGGCGAGCCGCTGCTGCGCCCCGGCCTGGTCGGCATCGTCGAGCGCGTCGCCGCCCTCGCCCCGCGCCCCCAGATGTCGCTGACCACCAACGGCATCGGCCTCAGGCGCACGGCGAGCGCCCTGAAGGCCGCGGGCCTGGACCGGGTCAACGTCTCCCTGGACACCCTGCGCCCGGACGTCTTCAAGACCCTCACCCGCCGGGACCGCCACAAGGACGTCCTGGAGGGCCTGGAGGCCGCCCGCGAGGCCGGACTCACCCCGGTCAAGGTCAACAGCGTCCTGATGCCGGAGCTCAACGACGACGAGGCGCCCGACCTGCTCGCCTGGGCCGTCGAGCACGACTACGAGCTGCGTTTCATCGAGCAGATGCCCCTGGACGCCCAGCACGGCTGGAAGCGCGAGGGCATGGTCACCGCCGGTGACATCCTGACCTCCCTGCGCACCCGCTTCGAGCTGACCGCAGAGGGCTCCGAGGAGCGCGGCTCGGCCCCCGCCGAACGCTGGCTGGTGGACGGCGGCCCGCACCGCGTCGGCGTCATCGCCTCCGTCACCCGCCCGTTCTGCTCGGCCTGCGACCGCACCCGCCTGACCGCCGACGGCCAGGTGCGCACCTGCCTGTTCGCCACCGAGGAGACCGACCTGCGCGCCGCCCTGCGCTCCGGCGCCCCCGACGAGGAGATCGCCCGCATCTGGCGCCTGGCCATGTGGGGCAAGAAGGCGGGCGCGGGACTGGACGATCCGACGTTCGTCCAGCCGGACCGCCCGATGTCGGCGATCGGAGGCTAG
- a CDS encoding SURF1 family protein, translating into MYRFLLSRQWVILTLLAVLLIPTMIELGFWQMHRYEERTARNDLVARALEASPAPVESLTAPGKKITTRERYRTVTAEGRFDTDREVVVRRRTDSDDNIGYHVLTPFVLNDGRVLLVNRGWIPADGPSQTAFPKVPAPPRGELTLTGRLMPDETTEASGIKDLEGLPDRQIMLINSEQQAERLDARVLGGYVVLKTPEPKNDAPEPIGGPGNENAALNFAYAIQWWLFAAAVPVGWWFLVRREKRDREAAEDVEPAEAEPVTV; encoded by the coding sequence GTGTACCGCTTCCTGTTGTCCCGCCAGTGGGTGATCCTCACGCTGCTCGCCGTGCTGCTCATCCCCACGATGATCGAGCTGGGCTTCTGGCAGATGCACCGCTACGAGGAGCGCACCGCCCGGAACGACCTGGTCGCGCGCGCGCTCGAGGCCTCACCGGCGCCCGTGGAGTCGCTGACCGCACCCGGCAAGAAGATCACCACGCGCGAGCGGTACCGCACCGTCACCGCGGAGGGCCGCTTCGACACGGACCGCGAGGTCGTGGTCCGCCGCCGCACCGACTCCGACGACAACATCGGTTACCACGTGCTGACCCCGTTCGTGCTGAACGACGGCAGGGTCCTGCTGGTCAACCGGGGCTGGATCCCCGCGGACGGCCCGAGCCAGACCGCGTTCCCGAAGGTCCCCGCACCGCCTCGGGGCGAGCTCACCCTCACCGGCCGGCTGATGCCCGACGAGACGACCGAGGCGAGCGGCATCAAGGACCTCGAGGGTCTCCCGGACCGGCAGATCATGCTCATCAACAGCGAGCAGCAGGCCGAGCGTCTGGACGCCCGGGTGCTCGGCGGGTACGTGGTCCTGAAGACTCCCGAGCCGAAGAACGACGCCCCGGAGCCGATCGGCGGGCCCGGCAACGAGAACGCCGCGCTGAACTTCGCCTACGCGATCCAGTGGTGGCTGTTCGCCGCGGCCGTACCGGTCGGCTGGTGGTTCCTGGTCCGCCGGGAGAAGCGCGACCGGGAGGCCGCCGAGGACGTGGAGCCCGCGGAGGCGGAACCCGTCACGGTGTAG
- a CDS encoding DUF485 domain-containing protein encodes MATDAPPPSKEEPPSQEEHRLPSAEEFSEVQQSAEFAELRRSFRSFAFPLTVAFVAWYLLYVLLSNYAGGFMGTKLFGNINVAFVFGIAQFVTTFLIAWWYSRHAAAKLDPKAEAIKTRMEGGA; translated from the coding sequence GTGGCCACCGACGCACCGCCCCCCTCGAAAGAGGAGCCCCCCTCGCAAGAGGAACACCGACTCCCCTCCGCCGAGGAGTTCTCCGAAGTGCAGCAGAGCGCCGAGTTCGCCGAACTGCGCCGCTCCTTCCGCTCCTTCGCCTTCCCGCTGACCGTCGCCTTCGTCGCCTGGTACCTGCTCTACGTGCTGCTGTCGAACTACGCGGGCGGCTTCATGGGCACCAAGCTGTTCGGCAACATCAACGTCGCGTTCGTCTTCGGCATCGCCCAGTTCGTCACCACGTTCCTCATCGCCTGGTGGTACTCGCGGCATGCCGCCGCGAAGCTCGACCCCAAGGCCGAGGCCATCAAGACCCGGATGGAGGGCGGCGCATGA
- a CDS encoding cation acetate symporter, whose translation MSPAQSVFAAELAANEASEHRPLIITLFAVFVLATLGITVWAGRQTKDAADFYAGGRSFSAFQNGLAVSGDYMSAASFLGIAGAIALFGYDGFLYSIGFLVAWLVALLLVAEPLRNSGRYTMGDVLAYRMRQRPVRTAAGTSTIVVSIFYLLAQMAGAGVLVSLLLGITSDAGKILIVALVGVLMIVYVTIGGMKGTTWVQMVKAVLLISGTILITFLVLLKFDFNISDLLGKAAENSGAGSAFLEPGLQYGASGTTKLDFISLGIALVLGTAGLPHILIRFYTVPNAKAARKSVNWAIGIIGAFYLMTIALGFGAAALIGKDEIIASNPSGNTAAPLLALHVGGVDSAWGAILLATISAVAFATILAVVAGLTLASSSSFAHDIYANVIRKGQATEKEEMKAARWATVFIGIVSIALGALARDLNVAGLVALAFAVAASANLPTILYSLFWKRFTTQGALWSIYGGLIVAVGLVLFSPVVSGDPKAMFPDVDFAWFPLKNPGIISIPFGFLMGWLGTVLSKEKPDEAKYAELEVRSLTGTGAH comes from the coding sequence ATGAGCCCCGCACAGTCCGTATTCGCCGCCGAGCTGGCCGCCAACGAGGCCAGCGAGCACCGGCCGCTCATCATCACGCTCTTCGCGGTCTTCGTCCTCGCGACGCTCGGCATCACCGTCTGGGCGGGCCGCCAGACCAAGGACGCCGCCGACTTCTACGCGGGCGGCCGGTCCTTCAGCGCCTTCCAGAACGGCCTAGCCGTCTCCGGCGACTACATGTCGGCCGCGTCCTTCCTCGGCATCGCCGGCGCCATCGCCCTCTTCGGCTACGACGGCTTCCTCTACTCCATCGGCTTCCTGGTCGCCTGGCTGGTCGCCCTGCTCCTGGTCGCCGAGCCGCTCAGGAACTCCGGCCGCTACACGATGGGCGACGTCCTCGCCTACCGCATGCGCCAGCGCCCGGTGCGCACCGCCGCCGGCACCTCCACGATCGTCGTCTCGATCTTCTACCTGCTGGCCCAGATGGCGGGCGCGGGCGTCCTCGTCTCGCTGCTGCTCGGCATCACCTCCGACGCGGGCAAGATCCTCATCGTCGCCCTCGTCGGCGTCCTGATGATCGTGTACGTGACCATCGGCGGCATGAAGGGCACCACCTGGGTCCAGATGGTCAAGGCCGTACTGCTGATCAGCGGCACCATCCTGATCACCTTCCTGGTGCTGCTGAAGTTCGACTTCAACATCTCCGACCTGCTCGGCAAGGCCGCGGAGAACAGCGGCGCGGGCTCCGCGTTCCTGGAGCCCGGCCTCCAGTACGGCGCGAGCGGCACCACCAAGCTCGACTTCATCTCCCTGGGCATCGCCCTGGTGCTCGGCACCGCCGGCCTGCCGCACATCCTGATCCGCTTCTACACGGTGCCCAACGCCAAGGCCGCCCGTAAGTCCGTGAACTGGGCGATCGGCATCATCGGCGCCTTCTACCTGATGACCATCGCCCTCGGCTTCGGCGCCGCCGCGCTCATCGGGAAGGACGAGATCATCGCGTCCAACCCGTCCGGCAACACGGCCGCGCCCCTGCTCGCGCTGCACGTGGGCGGCGTCGACTCGGCCTGGGGCGCGATCCTGCTCGCCACGATCTCGGCGGTGGCCTTCGCGACCATCCTCGCCGTCGTCGCGGGCCTCACCCTCGCCTCGTCCTCGTCCTTCGCGCACGACATCTACGCCAACGTCATCCGCAAGGGGCAGGCCACCGAGAAGGAGGAGATGAAGGCCGCCCGCTGGGCGACCGTCTTCATCGGTATCGTCTCCATCGCGCTCGGCGCCCTCGCCCGCGACCTGAACGTGGCCGGCCTGGTCGCGCTGGCCTTCGCGGTCGCCGCGTCCGCCAACCTGCCGACGATCCTCTACAGCCTGTTCTGGAAGCGGTTCACCACCCAGGGCGCCCTGTGGTCGATCTACGGCGGCCTGATCGTCGCCGTCGGCCTGGTGCTGTTCTCCCCCGTCGTCTCCGGCGACCCCAAGGCGATGTTCCCGGACGTCGACTTCGCCTGGTTCCCGCTGAAGAACCCCGGCATCATCTCCATCCCGTTCGGCTTCCTGATGGGCTGGCTCGGCACGGTCCTGTCGAAGGAGAAGCCCGACGAGGCGAAGTACGCGGAGCTGGAGGTCCGGTCCCTGACCGGCACCGGAGCGCACTGA
- a CDS encoding S8 family serine peptidase, producing the protein MTAPHPRHRRALAIPAGLAVAASLAFLPGTPAAAAPAAQAAPSTAADATSLSYVVNVAPGHRPSATVRRAIAKAGGTIVTSYDRIGVIVVHSANPDFAESVRKVRGVQSAGATRTAPLPSAATTDTGAPQVLDGKELAAARATSAKAEGQDPLESLQWDLPAIKADKAHEKSLGSKKVTVAVIDTGVDDTHPDIAPNFDRRASVNCVAGKPDTADGAWRPSAAESPHGTHVAGEIAAAKNGVGMTGVAPGVKVAGIKVSNPDGFFYTEAVVCGFMWAAEHGVDVTNNSYYTDPWYFNCKDDPDQKALVEAVSRASRYAERKGAVNVAAAGNENYDLTSDEITDPSSPNDTTPGDRTVDPSKCLDIPTQLPGVVTVAATGAKGLKSSFSNHGLGVIDIAAPGGDSTAYQTPEPPATSGLILGTLPGGKWGYMAGTSMASPHVAGVAALIKSTHPHASPAMVKALLYAEADATACTNPYDIDGDGKVDAVCEGPKNRNGFYGWGMADALDAVTW; encoded by the coding sequence ATGACCGCTCCCCACCCGCGTCACCGCCGCGCCCTCGCGATCCCGGCCGGCCTGGCCGTGGCCGCGTCGCTCGCGTTCCTGCCGGGCACCCCGGCCGCCGCGGCCCCCGCGGCCCAGGCCGCCCCCTCGACGGCGGCGGACGCGACCTCGCTCAGCTACGTCGTCAACGTCGCCCCCGGGCACCGTCCTTCGGCCACCGTGCGGCGGGCGATAGCCAAGGCGGGCGGCACGATCGTCACGTCGTACGACCGGATCGGCGTGATCGTCGTCCACTCCGCGAACCCCGACTTCGCCGAGTCCGTCCGCAAGGTGCGCGGCGTGCAGTCGGCCGGTGCCACCCGCACCGCACCGCTGCCCTCGGCCGCCACGACCGACACGGGCGCGCCGCAGGTGCTCGACGGCAAGGAGCTGGCCGCCGCCAGGGCCACCTCGGCCAAGGCCGAGGGCCAGGACCCGCTGGAGTCGCTCCAGTGGGACCTGCCCGCCATCAAGGCGGACAAGGCGCACGAGAAGTCGCTGGGCAGCAAGAAGGTGACCGTCGCAGTCATCGACACCGGTGTCGACGACACCCACCCGGACATCGCCCCGAACTTCGACCGGCGGGCGTCCGTCAACTGTGTGGCGGGCAAGCCGGACACCGCCGACGGGGCCTGGCGGCCGAGCGCGGCGGAGAGCCCGCACGGCACCCACGTGGCCGGGGAGATAGCCGCCGCCAAGAACGGCGTCGGCATGACCGGCGTGGCGCCCGGGGTGAAGGTGGCCGGCATCAAGGTCTCCAACCCCGACGGGTTCTTCTACACCGAGGCCGTGGTCTGCGGCTTCATGTGGGCAGCCGAGCACGGCGTCGACGTGACCAACAACAGCTATTACACCGACCCGTGGTACTTCAACTGCAAGGACGACCCGGACCAGAAGGCGCTGGTCGAGGCCGTCTCGCGGGCCTCGCGGTACGCGGAGAGGAAGGGCGCGGTCAACGTCGCCGCGGCCGGCAACGAGAACTACGACCTCACCTCCGACGAGATCACCGACCCGTCCTCGCCCAACGACACCACGCCCGGCGACCGGACCGTCGACCCGTCGAAGTGCCTGGACATCCCGACCCAGCTGCCGGGCGTCGTGACGGTCGCGGCGACCGGTGCGAAGGGTCTCAAGTCGTCCTTCTCCAACCACGGCCTTGGCGTCATCGACATCGCCGCGCCCGGCGGCGACTCGACGGCCTACCAGACGCCGGAGCCGCCCGCCACGAGCGGACTGATCCTGGGCACGCTGCCCGGCGGCAAGTGGGGCTACATGGCCGGTACGTCGATGGCCTCCCCGCACGTCGCGGGCGTCGCCGCCCTCATCAAGTCGACGCACCCGCACGCCTCCCCCGCCATGGTGAAGGCACTGCTGTACGCCGAGGCCGACGCCACGGCGTGCACCAACCCGTACGACATCGACGGCGACGGCAAGGTCGACGCGGTGTGCGAGGGCCCGAAGAACCGCAACGGCTTCTACGGCTGGGGCATGGCCGACGCGCTGGACGCGGTGACCTGGTAG
- a CDS encoding CopD family protein: MTSIRPPARTTDTGRHSRPSGTGRTVVVLVLVALGALIPVLGPSPALHGTGEAEAPGTGGIALLRTVLFAALSVPLGELFVNRLARSLPGAPPDRPRSWSPYAAAVGLAAALGLASVVATGNLVPGSVADVDVGGLYESRDGKLALLEVNGFLAAWLCSTSRRPGLQVWPLAAVVVADALRAHPTTEYSPLLGSGLTLVHLTCASLWVGGLLYVLRTLRRWGPAEAGPALLGLYARVAAVLLAALTATGVGSSLRRMPAGTILDQLTDTAYGRVLLAKVLLVAAVAALALWARIRLSRAADPLAACSPARAEVVALGVVVAVSGLLTALPVPIRW, encoded by the coding sequence GTGACCTCGATACGCCCCCCGGCCCGGACCACCGACACCGGACGCCACTCACGGCCCTCCGGCACCGGCCGGACGGTCGTCGTACTCGTGCTGGTGGCACTGGGCGCGCTGATACCCGTGCTCGGCCCCTCCCCCGCGCTGCACGGCACCGGGGAGGCCGAGGCACCCGGCACCGGCGGCATCGCCCTGCTGCGCACGGTGCTCTTCGCCGCGCTGAGCGTGCCGCTCGGCGAACTCTTCGTGAACCGGCTGGCCCGGTCGCTGCCCGGCGCTCCCCCGGACCGGCCCCGCAGCTGGTCGCCGTACGCGGCCGCCGTCGGTCTCGCCGCCGCGCTGGGGCTGGCCTCGGTCGTGGCCACGGGCAATCTGGTGCCGGGCTCCGTCGCCGACGTCGACGTCGGCGGTCTCTACGAGTCCCGCGACGGCAAGCTCGCGCTGCTGGAGGTCAACGGATTCCTCGCGGCCTGGCTGTGCTCGACCTCGCGGCGGCCCGGACTCCAGGTGTGGCCGCTGGCCGCGGTGGTCGTCGCGGACGCGCTGCGCGCGCACCCCACTACCGAGTACAGCCCGCTGCTCGGCTCCGGACTGACCCTCGTCCATCTGACGTGCGCCTCCCTGTGGGTGGGCGGTCTGCTGTACGTGCTGCGGACCCTGCGGCGATGGGGGCCGGCAGAGGCGGGGCCGGCCCTGCTGGGGCTCTACGCGCGCGTGGCCGCCGTTCTGCTGGCGGCGCTCACGGCCACCGGGGTGGGCAGTTCGCTGCGCCGGATGCCGGCGGGCACGATCCTGGACCAGCTGACGGACACCGCTTACGGGCGGGTCCTGCTGGCCAAGGTGCTCCTGGTGGCCGCCGTCGCCGCCCTCGCGCTGTGGGCCAGGATCCGGCTGAGCCGCGCGGCCGACCCGCTGGCCGCCTGCTCCCCTGCGCGCGCGGAGGTCGTCGCGCTGGGCGTGGTGGTGGCGGTGTCGGGGCTTCTGACGGCCCTTCCGGTGCCGATCCGTTGGTGA